In Corynebacterium aquilae DSM 44791, the genomic stretch AAGAAGACCCCAGGCTAGACGAACTAGCCAGGGGTCTTCCTTGTCCCTCCCTCGGGGGGTAGGAGGGCGGCGGAGCTTAGCTCAACGCCTTACGGCACCACGGGGGGTTGGTGCCTTCACGCGGGGAACGTGGATGGGGGGGATGGGGTACGCCCCCCGCGTAGGAGTAACACTAACAGGCCCATCGGACACCGCGCAGCGTTTTCGCAAAACTTTTCTACGCCTCGTTCGCATCGTCATCCTCAATGGCGGAGTGCTCGTCCTCGTCCTCGTCGTGGTCGTCGTGCTGACCAGGATCGAGCGCCTGCACCGCGTCCGAGTACATCGCATCGGCTTGCTCGCGGAGGTCTACGACAGCTTGCAGGTCTTCGAGTTTGGGAGGGAGCACACCGTTTTCCCAATCGAAGTCAGGGTCGAGGGCATCCAGATGGAACAGCAGATTCTCCTTGTTCAGCGGAGGAACCTTGTACCCCTTTTCCAGCGCCCACTCGTAGTTCGACTGCATTGCCGTCAGCAGGTCCCTGTCCTCAAGACCCCAAATCTTTTGCGCGTAGCCCTTCGTCGGGGAGTAACGCAGCGTCCACCGCGGCGTACGACCAGTCCGGGAAAGTCGGTCAAGCTGCTCTTCCCGACGAGTCTGAAACTCCTCGCTCTGCTCCATCTCGTGCAGCTCGGACTCGACCTTTTCTAGCGCTGCCTTGGCCTGCTCAAGTTCGGCCAGCTTCGGAAACTCCTCGTCAGGGGCTACCGAATACGTATCGAGGCGATCTTGAATGTCAGCGACCTCAAGCTTGCGACTGGTGACGCGCGTCTCCTGCGCGCCCAGCCAGTTGTCAAGACGCGCAAGCAGACCACGCGCAGCAGGAGTCGCCCTCAACGGTGCATCTGGCTTGCGCTGAGCATCCATCAATTGGTCGGCCTCGCTGGCCCTGACCGAATCCACAGCGGCCTCAACATCGGCCAAGCCGATCTCCAGCGGAGGAACCTTCGCAAAGCCCTGCGGGGTAATCCGCATACCGTAGTTGCCCAGCATCCCACCAAGGTCACGCACGTACTCCACGTTAAAGACCTGCGTGCCTAACGTGAACGCATTGCCCTGACGGTTGTAGAGCGCTTTGACAAGCGTGGTTGCAGGGCTAGTGCCCTGAAAATCGTTGCTGGCAAAGCGTACATCAATCGAATCCAGCAGCTCTTTGCGATCTGCGTCCACACCCAGCGCGTGGCGGAATCCCTCAATGTCGGCAATCTCGCCTTCTAAGCGCTCCATGCGGCGCTGGTCGAAACGGTAGTTTTCCACCTGCTGCTTCTTCAGCGCTTCGTGCTGGGTGTACTCGGCCTGCAGCTCGCCGACTTTGCGGCGCAGCTCCTCAGCGGTGATGTAGCGAGGATCACCGGTAGCAAAAGCCTTCATCTGTGCGTACTGGCCTGCCACGTCCTCGACCTCGGCATCAACATGCCGCGCCTCCAACGTGCCCTCAAGTAGCTGCTGCACACCCAGCTGTTTGCGCTCCAGCTGCTGCCATCGCACCGAATCCAGCGTGTTAGAAGCAACGTAGTTGAAAATCTCCACGCGGTCGTTCAGGTTGCCCTGGCGCTTAATGCGTCCCTCACGCTGCTCTAGGTCGGCAGGCCGCCACGGCACATCCACGTGGTGCAGAGCAATCAGGCGTCGCTGAATATTTGCGCCTGTACCCATCTTCTGAGTCGAGCCGATCAACACATCCAGCTCGCCGTCATTACAGCGCCGCCACAACCCTGCTCGGTCGTGATCCCAGTCGTGGACAAAGGCAATCCGGTTCGGATCCATTCCACGAGAGACGAACTCGTCCTTCATGGCCTTGTACATCGAAAAGCTGCCGTCCTTCTTCGGGGTGCCGGTGTCGCAGAAGACCACCTGCAGCGCACCCTTATTCGGGTGCATCCCCTCACCCACCTGCTTTGGGTACTCCTTGTCTTTGTTCTCAGTCCAGACCCGCTCTACCTGGTTGGCGACTTCAATCACACGCCGGGACTGCTCAGAGACCCGAATACCAGCAAGTTTGGGGTGCATCGTGATCTTCTGTCCATCGCTCATTGCCTTGAGCGTGTTGTCGATGTCCTCTTCACCGTGCGTGCCCTCCATGAACGCCACGCGCATCGACAAGTCCAGCATGGCATCGACCACGGTCTGCTCCGGGGTGAAAGTAACAATGGTGCTCTTCCCATCCTCACCGACCTGCGGCAGCTTCAAGTCCAGATCTTTGGTGGTGACGGTATCCATGAACGAGCTGTTCAGACGCACCAACTCAGGCATATTCACATAGCCGGTGGTGCGGGTTTTGCTCATCAACCCCGTGCCGGTGGGACGAATCTCCACGACCTCTTCATTGCGCAGGTACTGCGAAGAATAGAAGCCCACGGACTCTAGCCCGGCCTTTTCCAGCTGCTCCGGGCGCAAGTAATGTGCCAACACCCACATCTCCGCATAGTTGTTGGCAATCGGGGTGCCGGTGGCAAAGGTCGCAATCGGGGTCTTAGCCGGATCAAGACCTGCCTTTTCCGCCTTGTCACGCAAGATACCCAGCTTCATATCCAGGCCTGCGGCACGCTGCGAGCCAGGGTGCGCGATCTCCGGGTTCTCGGAGAAGCGTTCCAGATTTTTGTACATATGCGCCTCGTCAACCATGAGGTAATCGACGTTGAGCGCCTCGAACGGAATTGTGTCGGGCTTGTCCTCCTTGACCAACTTGCTCAAACGCTCGGTGCGCTGTTTCAGCTGACGCTCCAGCGCCTTGACGCTCTTAATCGAGGTACCGCCGGTTTTGTTCAGACCAGCGATGTCGTTGTACATACGGTTCAGCGACTGGTCGACGTATTCCTCGCGGTAAGCCTTCGAGGCCTGCACATCATCGAACACGGACTGGGAGACGATAACCATATCCCACTCGGTGGCCATCGTCTGGCCAAGGAAACGGCGCTTCTGCTGTGCAGAACTCACCCCGGTGCTAGAGAGCACCTTCGCACCTGGGTACCACTGGGAAGCTTCACGAGTGACCTGCTCGACCAGGTGGTTAGGAACCACGATCCATGGTTGTTTGATGGCACCAAGGCGCTTTAGCTCCATGGCACCCATGAACATAGTGCCCGTTTTGCCAGCGCCCACCACGTGGTTCAGAAGCACAGTCGGCTGGTTGACGATGCGCTCGACCGCGTTGCGCTGATAGGCGTACGGCGTGAACTGCTCGCCCAGGCCTGGCAACTCACGGGCAGAGCCATCGAACTCAGGGGCGCGGTAGTTGTTGTGCAATTGGTTGTAGAGGTCAATGACCTCACGGCGGCGCTCGGGATCATCCCACAACCACTTCTCGAAGTCCTCTTGGATGCGCCGAGCCTGCTTGGCTGCCATTAGTGTGGCATCAGCATTGAGCTTGGCCTTACCGGTGAGTTCGGTGAACTGCTTGGAGTTATTAATCCGGCTACTTTTACCCATGAGCATGTCCTCAAAGATGGCCACGCCACCTTTGACGATGCCGTACTTCGGACGTTCACACGCCAGCCCCTGATTAGCGCACTCCTTGGCACCAGGAAGCTCGTTGCTGAAGTTTGGTGTGTCGTTGGGCCGGATAACCACGCCAAAAGCCGAGTCGAACCCCAATGGGCGGCGGTAACGCTCGTAGAAGGTAGAGACGGTGTCTTGCTCCATCTTCAACCGACCGTCATAGGAGACGATGTCCCAGTGCCTGCGGGTGCCACCCACGCGATCTACCAGGTAGTCCTGGTAGTAGGTCGTAGGCAGCCACCCCACACCAATCGAAACGTTGATGCCTTCCTCGATGCGTTTGGGCTGCACCTCGCGCAAGGCTTCCACGTTGGCCTCGAAACGCGAATCTTTCTCCGCAGCTACTCGCGCCTGGCGCAGTTTATCGCGCACCATCCCTGAGGTATACATCACGGCAGGGATGAAGGAATCAGGATTTTCAGGATCGCGGTAGGCGACTTTTTCTTCCACCAAGCGGTGTTCGACCTCTTCAAGGCTGATATCCATCAGCTCCGAAATGGCTCCGATGTCTAGTCCTCCGGTGCGCGCACGCACCGCAGAGGCCGCATCCCGGAGATTATCGGTATGGGTTAGCTCCATCTCACGCCGTGCGGGGTCTTTGACAAACACCGCCGACTTGGCCGCCGTCTGAGTCAGCTCGTCGAAGTCTTCCAGCGAAATCAGCGCCGCCAGCATCGGATCAGCCTTAAACGGCTGCAGATGCGGCTGCACCTTGGTATCGACCGCTTCCTTTTCCGCAGCCATCTGGCGCAGCTCAGCTTCGGTGTCCTCATCGGGCAACGTGTCGGCACTGAACTGGTTTTCCTGCTGCCATTGGGTCAAAAGATCCTGGTATCGGACTTCCTGGCGTGCCTTAGACGGGACACGCGGCGGTGCGTAAGTGAAGCGGTTAATCGGCCCATACGTTTGGGCGTAGTCGTCGTATTGCTGATTCAGCAAGCCACGAAGCTCCACCACATCTTCGGTATCAAGCCCGTTGGCGTCGCTGTAGGCCTCTCGAAGCTGCAGAGCGGTTTCGCGCAGGTCAATCAAAGCGATAGTCTCAGCAGCACGATTTTTTGCCACCTTCGCAACCTCCCAGTCGCGCCTGCCCATCACGTAGAACGTGGTATTGCTACCAGCACGCTCATAGCGCAACTCACCTTCAATCGCCTGGCGGGCGCTACGCAGATGCACCTTCGATGGTTCATCGACCTCGACAACCTCCGGGGCGTAGTGGGCGCGATCGCCAAGGTTGCGGATATCGCGTGAAACGACATCGACGATCCGCTGCCCAATAGGCGTATCACCCATTGCACGCACCACAAGGCGCGTGCCGAACGGGCCGCTGTCATTAGACACATGCCCCAGAATGTGGTCGGAGTTGTCTAGGAAGTAGCTATTCACATGGTGGCGGACGCCATCAATGTGGACGGCGCGAGAGGACAAAAACGCCTTCGTGGATTCCAAGGGCTGCTCCCCGGCACGCCTTTTGCGCAGTACCAGCAAGTCCGCTGCAGCCTGCGTGCCAGCCTCGGCAGAAAAGGTGCCCTCGGGCAAGCGCACAGCAGAGATGACATCCATGTCCTCGGCCAGTGCTTGGCGCACGCGGTCATCGAGCTTGTCTGCGGTGCCGGTCGAGGTCAACATCACCTGATAGCCACCAGGTGCGACCAACTGCGCAGACTTAGTGAGGAAGTAGTCATGCAGGCGGAAATTCTGCCGGTTATCCACCGGATCGTAGGGGCTGACATCGGCATAAGGGACGTTGCCAACTGCGGCATGAAAACTTGCCTGCGGTTCGTCAACGTCCTGGAAGCCTGCATTGACAACGGTGGCGTTGGGGTACAGGTAGGAAGAGATTGAGGCAGCAATCGGATCAAGTTCCACACCAACCATGCGGGTGGTTGCTGGTGCGTGCTCCATCAGCCCACCAATGCCGCTACCAGGCTCCAACACACGC encodes the following:
- a CDS encoding DEAD/DEAH box helicase family protein, producing MARRKKIIDDGPNLFDVLEELNAEAEAAEQQAEDAAVEAAPAEEAVDEVPQVVIRRHAIIPTRGGLFTQELDDNGQPIGPVEPVSESATQEPEQEQREQAAEQRSDDRPAKAYRKSPVPENPEPGELAWVQPKKDVYDFYVFDPYGLGQEGWVDVENLPGSMSAPLTLRTGAALDRRIALMEMLATARRVQAGRGQKSLDELVSQYRDYVFEYGPIHKQSTPPSERNGYSAFWEDNLPRAREIANNIIEDADARTINRESEKIAKGMARAVRATRDLGVFNRSARTVFALIEDFDFNASLYRPGRLLDPDVEPRAVVMSEPEQTITPQPEKAAPQETESTRSQDASASSATDASSPSASDTTTPTPQETSPATNADPAQNSGSVMETKRTEINVSADGEKLEQFEIDADGNRVDTPADDESPSKVQVSADSAAPTEEDAGELDIPGFDIDGVWLDAGEMEHWEASATTAVSGVNERTYQTDYLDIVIREDYTDEGEVELYVQLRDEWFDDHPEFERDFYEATSTDEADHDLLDTWLDHENWREFLTDRLTVVEETIRLQREEGLSFEQATIQAQQQLAADAAGATNTPSGQDATAPSPTDTESPAQQTTTAASGQGVSALTQQGAAVPDSAVTQPPSETAASNAVAAAEDDLPDMEQVLRSIAANAPQRAGEPVRFERGELMPPSGPKARARANMEAIRLLHALNEEGRWATREEQQVLAKYSAWGKCAEIFNEANPKWVKERNELRELVGDEDLYAELKATVLTAYYTPAEVTTAMWDVLKAAGYDNADGIQRVLEPGSGIGGLMEHAPATTRMVGVELDPIAASISSYLYPNATVVNAGFQDVDEPQASFHAAVGNVPYADVSPYDPVDNRQNFRLHDYFLTKSAQLVAPGGYQVMLTSTGTADKLDDRVRQALAEDMDVISAVRLPEGTFSAEAGTQAAADLLVLRKRRAGEQPLESTKAFLSSRAVHIDGVRHHVNSYFLDNSDHILGHVSNDSGPFGTRLVVRAMGDTPIGQRIVDVVSRDIRNLGDRAHYAPEVVEVDEPSKVHLRSARQAIEGELRYERAGSNTTFYVMGRRDWEVAKVAKNRAAETIALIDLRETALQLREAYSDANGLDTEDVVELRGLLNQQYDDYAQTYGPINRFTYAPPRVPSKARQEVRYQDLLTQWQQENQFSADTLPDEDTEAELRQMAAEKEAVDTKVQPHLQPFKADPMLAALISLEDFDELTQTAAKSAVFVKDPARREMELTHTDNLRDAASAVRARTGGLDIGAISELMDISLEEVEHRLVEEKVAYRDPENPDSFIPAVMYTSGMVRDKLRQARVAAEKDSRFEANVEALREVQPKRIEEGINVSIGVGWLPTTYYQDYLVDRVGGTRRHWDIVSYDGRLKMEQDTVSTFYERYRRPLGFDSAFGVVIRPNDTPNFSNELPGAKECANQGLACERPKYGIVKGGVAIFEDMLMGKSSRINNSKQFTELTGKAKLNADATLMAAKQARRIQEDFEKWLWDDPERRREVIDLYNQLHNNYRAPEFDGSARELPGLGEQFTPYAYQRNAVERIVNQPTVLLNHVVGAGKTGTMFMGAMELKRLGAIKQPWIVVPNHLVEQVTREASQWYPGAKVLSSTGVSSAQQKRRFLGQTMATEWDMVIVSQSVFDDVQASKAYREEYVDQSLNRMYNDIAGLNKTGGTSIKSVKALERQLKQRTERLSKLVKEDKPDTIPFEALNVDYLMVDEAHMYKNLERFSENPEIAHPGSQRAAGLDMKLGILRDKAEKAGLDPAKTPIATFATGTPIANNYAEMWVLAHYLRPEQLEKAGLESVGFYSSQYLRNEEVVEIRPTGTGLMSKTRTTGYVNMPELVRLNSSFMDTVTTKDLDLKLPQVGEDGKSTIVTFTPEQTVVDAMLDLSMRVAFMEGTHGEEDIDNTLKAMSDGQKITMHPKLAGIRVSEQSRRVIEVANQVERVWTENKDKEYPKQVGEGMHPNKGALQVVFCDTGTPKKDGSFSMYKAMKDEFVSRGMDPNRIAFVHDWDHDRAGLWRRCNDGELDVLIGSTQKMGTGANIQRRLIALHHVDVPWRPADLEQREGRIKRQGNLNDRVEIFNYVASNTLDSVRWQQLERKQLGVQQLLEGTLEARHVDAEVEDVAGQYAQMKAFATGDPRYITAEELRRKVGELQAEYTQHEALKKQQVENYRFDQRRMERLEGEIADIEGFRHALGVDADRKELLDSIDVRFASNDFQGTSPATTLVKALYNRQGNAFTLGTQVFNVEYVRDLGGMLGNYGMRITPQGFAKVPPLEIGLADVEAAVDSVRASEADQLMDAQRKPDAPLRATPAARGLLARLDNWLGAQETRVTSRKLEVADIQDRLDTYSVAPDEEFPKLAELEQAKAALEKVESELHEMEQSEEFQTRREEQLDRLSRTGRTPRWTLRYSPTKGYAQKIWGLEDRDLLTAMQSNYEWALEKGYKVPPLNKENLLFHLDALDPDFDWENGVLPPKLEDLQAVVDLREQADAMYSDAVQALDPGQHDDHDEDEDEHSAIEDDDANEA